Proteins encoded together in one Tripterygium wilfordii isolate XIE 37 chromosome 14, ASM1340144v1, whole genome shotgun sequence window:
- the LOC120014098 gene encoding serine carboxypeptidase-like, translating to MVIIVYDDIRKEREGVLTYDFSNIETFLNMQSVKDALGVEKSFASFSHPVYEALKGDCAKNSDEGIPALLDKGIKLLIYVGDEDLMCDWIGNFRWVLELNWSGKEGFTRNSVIQFIVDDELVELLTKYGPLTFIKVFQTGHMISMDQPKTTLYMTGHHFK from the exons ATGGTTATTATTGTTTATGATGATATTAGAAAAGAACGAGAGGGAGTCCTTACCTATGACTTCTCAAATATTGAGACATTTCTAAATATGCAATCAGTAAAGGATGCTCTGGGCGTGGAGAAGTCATTTGCATCTTTCAGCCACCCGGTATACGAGGCATTGAAAGGGGACTGTGCGAAGAATTCTGATGAAGGAATTCCTGCTTTACTTGATAAGGGAATCAAACTCTTAATCTATGTGGGAGATGAAGATCTAATGTGCGACTGGATCG GAAATTTTAGGTGGGTTTTAGAGTTGAATTGGTCTGGCAAGGAAGGATTTACAAGAAATTCAGTTATTCAATTTATCGTTGATGATGAACTAGTAGAATTATTGACCAAATATGGGCCCCTCACTTTCATTAAG GTTTTTCAAACTGGTCACATGATTTCGATGGATCAACCAAAAACTACTTTATATATGACTGGCCATCACTTCAAATGA